Proteins found in one Zea mays cultivar B73 chromosome 1, Zm-B73-REFERENCE-NAM-5.0, whole genome shotgun sequence genomic segment:
- the LOC100273279 gene encoding Remorin 4.1-like, which produces MLHEQQAPPPPSINPDDDGGRDVEVTTFRDIHPLTPDAPPPASASWDTASHRSLSSSDDQQYMTMSREFTAMVAAGATMQTGGYDGAADQLTSIGEDELEETNPLAIVPDSHPIATPARSRASGLEVVPAGPAPAPQPPAHLEASQVKKEEVETKVTAWQTAEVAKINNRFKREDVVINGWETEQVEKASAWLKKIERKLDEQRAKALEKTQNDIAKARRKAEEKRASAEAKRGLKLAKVLELANFMKAVGRVPTKRSFF; this is translated from the exons ATGTTGCATGAGCAGCAGGCACCGCCACCGCCATCCATCAACCCCGACGACGACGGCGGCCGCGATGTCGAGGTCACCACGTTCCGCGACATCCACCCTCTGACGCCCGACGCGCCGCCGCCCGCCTCCGCGTCCTGGGACACGGCCAGCCACCGCTCCTTGTCGTCGTCCGACGACCAGCAGTACATGACGATGAGCCGCGAGTTCACGGCCATGGTCGCCGCCGGGGCGACCATGCAGACCGGCGGCTACGACGGCGCCGCCGACCAGCTCACCAGCATCGGCGAGGACGAGCTGGAGGAGACCAACCCGCTGGCCATCGTCCCCGACAGCCACCCCATCGCCACGCCAGCCAGGTCCAGGGCGTCCGGGCTGGAGGTCGTGCCCGCGGGCCCGGCGCCGGCGCCGCAGCCGCCCGCGCACCTGGAGGCCAGCCAGGTCAAGAAGGAGGAGGTGGAGACCAAGGTCACGGCCTGGCAGACGGCCGAGGTCGCCAAGATCAACAACCGCTTCAAGAGGGAGGATGTGGTCATCAACGGCTGGGAGACCGAGCAGGTGGAGAAGGCCTCCGCGTGGCTCAAGAAGATCGAG AGGAAGCTGGACGAGCAGCGCGCCAAGGCGCTGGAGAAGACGCAGAACGACATCGCCAAGGCGCGGCGCAAGGCGGAGGAGAAGCGGGCGTCGGCGGAGGCCAAGCGGGGCCTCAAGCTGGCCAAGGTGCTGGAGCTCGCCAACTTCATGAAGGCCGTCGGCAGGGTGCCCACCAAGCGCTCCTTCTTCTAG